A window of the Xenopus laevis strain J_2021 chromosome 9_10L, Xenopus_laevis_v10.1, whole genome shotgun sequence genome harbors these coding sequences:
- the arhgap40.L gene encoding rho GTPase-activating protein 40 — MEHPALGTLWLPSTKIPRPQFLPAHRIPLTNSPQSFPCKMSQFSAIPVSRQASMSDFWLEVEHIKQSRRSDVDECNSSDSGITEDGEAEAAWLQDTGLSTLIGDQSPLETNIIISTLTQTQAAAVRRRLDTYSYSLRERWKQPTRDVRDVFIAKGSADGFFRKNGKVHTSDPKQALGRVLTLPYKGSESQHRVPGGANIFDTDVAYSEQAATMQKEEQARVQDTGTLPKFQLHKGRLGTTCVSDLNPSDMKQVPALALIELTALCDILDLELKRNKAQKRKSAESHLFGVTLPSLLIKDQKLVPDTKVPLILQEIFACIEKNGIEVEGILRISGSQARIKNLQQRLDKDFYDGLFSWDDVHPHDASGLLKVFLRDLPAPLLTTQYLPAFTAVQNIPDLKQRLQALNLLILILPEPNRSTLKALLEFLQKVAAREKTNLMSLWNVSTILAPNLFLYHGGKNLNRGEKQIAEGTAALVMAMVHYQDLLWTVPTFLVSQVRKLNESGTKKHAFRDRRLRNFLRKIHTDKERSEKKQTELCKQVKIQSSLWLKETMAVRVDGGTQASDVFEQLKKLGQRSWDMASTVCFLRSSSEYPNLALFEVGGNLCERRLDPDTYLMDLYNANPNAEWVIKSSS; from the exons atggagcaTCCAGCACTTGGCACTTTATGGCTACCTAGCACAAAGATCCCAAGGCCTCAGTTCCTGCCGGCACACCGGATACCCCTCACTAACAG CCCCCAGTCCTTCCCTTGCAAAATGAGCCAGTTCTCTGCGATTCCTGTCTCCAGACAAGCCTCTATGAGTGACTTCTGGCTGGAGGTGGAACACATCAAACAGTCACGGAGGTCGGATGTGGACGAATGCAACTCCTCAGATTCGGGAATCACTGAAG ATGGTGAGGCAGAAGCAGCATGGCTGCAGGATACTGGTCTCTCCACTCTTATTGGTGACCAGTCCCCCCTGGAGACTAACATCATAATATCCACCTTGACTCAAACTCAGGCTGCGGCAGTCCGGCGTCGACTGGACACCTACAGCTACTCCCTTCGGGAACGCTGGAAACAGCCGACCAGGGATGTCAGGGATGTGTTCATTGCAAAGGGCTCAGCG GATGGCTTCTTTAGGAAGAATGGGAAAGTGCATACGTCTGATCCAAAACAAGCTCTTGGAAGGGTCTTGACAT TGCCGTACAAAGGGTCAGAGAGCCAGCACCGAGTTCCCGGGGGTGCTAATATTTTTGATACTGATGTGGCATATTCAGAGCAGGCAGCTACAATGCAAAAAGAGGAGCAAGCCAGAGTACAGGATACAGGAACGTTACCC AAATTCCAGCTCCATAAAGGGAGACTAGGAACGACATGTGTGTCAGACCTCAACCCCTCTGATATGAAGCAAGTACCTGCTTTGGCCCTCATTgagttgacagctctgtgtgACATCTTGGACTTAGAACTGAAGAGGAACAAGGCACAAAAGCGCAAGTCTGCTG AGAGTCACCTGTTTGGAGTAACACTTCCCAGCCTCTTGATTAAGGACCAGAAGTTGGTGCCTGACACAAAGGTCCCACTCATCCTTCAAGAG ATCTTTGCATGCATAGAGAAGAATGGTATAGAAGTTGAGGGGATTCTGAGGATCTCAGGCTCACAAGCTCGGATCAAG AATCTACAGCAGCGGCTGGATAAAGATTTCTATGACGGCCTCTTCTCTTGGGATGATGTCCATCCTCACGATGCCTCTGGACTCCTCAAAGTGTTTTTGCGAGATCTGCCAGCCCCTTTACTCACTACCCAGTACCTCCCAGCATTCACAGCAGTGCAGA ACATTCCAGACCTGAAGCAGAGACTCCAAGCACTAAACCTACTCATCCTCATCCTGCCAGAGCCAAACCGCTCtactttaaag GCACTCCTGGAATTCCTACAGAAAGTGGCTGCAAGGGAGAAAACAAATCTCATGTCTCTCTGGAATGTTTCCACCATTTTGGCACCCAACTTATTTCTGTATCACGGAGGGAAGAATCTTAACAGAGGGGAGAAGCAAATCGCGGAGGGGACGGCAGCTTTGGTGATGGCTATGGTGCATTACCAAGACCTTCTGTGGACA GTTCCCACTTTCTTAGTGTCCCAAGTGCGCAAGCTGAATGAAAGCGGTACTAAGAAGCATGCCTTCCGTGATCGCAGACTGAGGAATTTCCTACGTAAAATCCACACTGATAAGGAGAGATCGGAGAAGAAACAAACTGAG CTTTGTAAGCAGGTGAAGATCCAATCATCCCTTTGGCTGAAAGAGACCATGGCTGTACGGGTGGATGGAGGGACCCAAGCATCAGATGTCTTTGAGCAGCTAAAAAAGTTGGGACAGAGGAGCTGGGACATGGCCAGCACTGTGTGTTTCCTTAGAAG ctCCTCTGAGTACCCGAACCTGGCACTGTTTGAAGTAGGAGGGAATCTCT GCGAACGCCGCCTGGATCCTGACACCTACTTAATGGACCTGTACAATGCAAACCCTAATGCTGAATGGGTGATAAAGTCTAGTAGTTAA